The following are from one region of the Edwardsiella tarda ATCC 15947 = NBRC 105688 genome:
- the ubiH gene encoding 2-octaprenyl-6-methoxyphenyl hydroxylase translates to MSIIIAGGGMAGATLALALSALSAGRCPVTLVESIAPGSGHHPGFDARSIALAQGTCQQLARIGIWPALASHATAINQVQISDRGHGGALWLDAAAYDLPALGQVVELHRAGEQLFRLLATAPGVTLHCPATVVRVERQAEGVTAWLADGRSLSGQLLVAADGSASALATLCGMRWQSESYAQAALIANVASSEAHAGRAFERFTADGPLALLPMSEGRSALVWCLPPEQAAQAAQWDEATFLARLQQAFGWRLGRFTRTGRRDCYPLALRQAQAHVSHRLVLVGNAAQTLHPIAGQGFNLGLRDVMTLAETLSRAWCAGQDPGSYATLADYQRRRRPDCQATVALTDSLVRLFANRLPPLVVGRNLGLMTLALLPALRTPLVRRMLGQVAR, encoded by the coding sequence ATGAGTATCATCATCGCCGGAGGCGGCATGGCGGGCGCGACGCTGGCCCTCGCGCTGTCGGCGTTGAGTGCGGGGCGTTGTCCGGTCACGCTGGTGGAGTCGATTGCGCCGGGGAGCGGGCATCACCCCGGCTTCGACGCGCGATCCATCGCGTTGGCGCAGGGCACCTGCCAGCAGTTGGCGCGGATCGGCATCTGGCCGGCTTTGGCGTCGCATGCCACGGCCATCAATCAGGTGCAGATCAGCGATCGGGGTCACGGCGGCGCGCTGTGGCTGGATGCGGCCGCCTACGATCTGCCCGCTTTGGGGCAGGTGGTGGAGCTGCATCGTGCCGGCGAGCAGCTGTTTCGGCTGTTGGCGACGGCGCCGGGCGTGACGCTACACTGCCCGGCGACGGTGGTTCGGGTCGAACGGCAGGCTGAAGGCGTGACGGCTTGGCTGGCGGATGGGCGTAGCCTCTCCGGCCAGTTACTGGTGGCGGCCGATGGCTCTGCCTCGGCGTTGGCGACCCTGTGCGGTATGCGTTGGCAGAGCGAGTCCTATGCGCAGGCGGCGCTGATCGCCAACGTCGCCAGCAGCGAGGCGCATGCGGGTCGCGCCTTCGAACGCTTTACCGCCGACGGGCCGTTGGCGTTGTTGCCGATGAGCGAGGGGCGTAGCGCCCTGGTGTGGTGCCTACCGCCTGAGCAGGCGGCACAGGCGGCGCAGTGGGACGAGGCGACCTTTTTGGCGCGCTTGCAACAGGCGTTCGGTTGGCGCCTGGGGCGTTTTACGCGTACGGGGCGACGTGACTGCTATCCGTTGGCCTTGCGCCAGGCACAGGCGCATGTCAGCCATCGTCTGGTGTTGGTGGGGAATGCGGCGCAGACGCTGCATCCCATCGCCGGTCAGGGCTTTAATCTGGGACTGCGTGATGTGATGACGCTGGCGGAGACGTTGAGTCGCGCCTGGTGCGCGGGGCAAGATCCCGGCAGTTACGCGACCTTGGCCGATTATCAGCGTCGTCGCCGGCCTGACTGTCAGGCGACGGTGGCCTTGACCGACAGTCTGGTGCGCCTATTTGCCAATCGCCTGCCCCCGTTGGTGGTGGGGCGGAATCTGGGCCTGATGACCTTGGCACTGTTGCCCGCGTTGCGTACGCCGCTGGTGCGACGGATGTTGGGTCAGGTCGCACGCTAA
- the ubiI gene encoding FAD-dependent 2-octaprenylphenol hydroxylase, with product MQSFDLIVVGGGMVGLALANVLSGSGLRIALVEPQPPRPALAEDGRVSALNIASERLLQQLGVWPAILAQRASACRGMEVWEADSFGRIAFDAEAYGHAHLGHIVENRVVQQALWQRAEQDKAITLLAPARVAQVAWGENEAFLTLEGGTMLSARLLVAADGAHSQLRQLADVPLTFWDYQQHALVATIRCAQPHAGIARQIFRPQGILAFLPLSDEFHCSIVWSLPPGEAQRLQAADDETFARELTIAFDHRLGLCRCVSERQVFPLRGRYARSFAGHRLALMGDAAHTIHPLAGQGVNLGLMDAAELAGELRRLQAQGKDIGHHLYLRRYERRRKQSAAAMLAAMQGFHDLFAGANPAKKLLRDVGLTLADRLPGIKPQLVRHAMGLVDLPALLQAHNNETR from the coding sequence ATGCAATCATTCGATCTCATTGTCGTCGGTGGCGGCATGGTTGGGCTGGCGTTGGCCAACGTCCTTTCGGGCAGCGGGCTGCGCATCGCCCTCGTCGAGCCGCAGCCCCCTCGGCCAGCGCTGGCGGAAGACGGGCGTGTCTCGGCGCTGAATATCGCCAGCGAACGCCTGTTACAACAGCTTGGCGTATGGCCGGCGATCCTGGCACAACGGGCGAGTGCCTGTCGCGGCATGGAGGTGTGGGAGGCGGATAGCTTCGGCCGCATCGCCTTCGACGCCGAGGCCTATGGTCATGCTCATCTGGGGCACATCGTCGAGAATCGGGTGGTGCAACAGGCATTGTGGCAGCGCGCCGAGCAAGATAAGGCGATCACCCTGTTGGCGCCCGCCCGTGTGGCGCAGGTGGCCTGGGGGGAGAATGAGGCCTTCTTGACCCTGGAGGGGGGGACCATGCTCAGTGCGCGGCTGCTGGTCGCCGCCGATGGCGCCCACTCTCAGCTACGTCAGTTGGCCGATGTCCCCTTGACCTTTTGGGATTATCAACAGCATGCCTTGGTGGCGACCATCCGTTGCGCGCAGCCGCACGCCGGGATCGCGCGGCAGATCTTCCGCCCGCAAGGTATCCTGGCCTTCCTGCCGCTGAGTGATGAGTTCCACTGCTCTATCGTCTGGTCGCTGCCGCCTGGCGAGGCGCAGCGCCTGCAGGCGGCTGACGATGAGACGTTCGCCCGTGAGCTGACGATCGCCTTCGATCATCGTCTCGGTCTGTGTCGTTGTGTCAGCGAGCGGCAGGTATTCCCGTTACGAGGACGCTATGCGCGCAGTTTTGCAGGCCATCGCCTGGCCTTGATGGGGGATGCGGCGCATACCATTCATCCACTGGCCGGGCAGGGGGTCAACCTCGGGTTGATGGATGCGGCGGAGTTGGCCGGTGAGTTGCGTCGCCTCCAGGCTCAGGGTAAGGATATCGGTCATCACCTCTACCTGCGCCGGTATGAGCGGCGACGCAAGCAGAGCGCGGCGGCGATGTTGGCGGCGATGCAGGGGTTCCACGATCTGTTTGCCGGAGCCAATCCGGCGAAGAAGCTGCTGCGTGACGTGGGACTGACGCTGGCCGATCGCTTGCCCGGCATCAAGCCACAGCTGGTGCGTCATGCCATGGGGCTGGTGGATCTGCCCGCACTCCTCCAAGCGCACAACAACGAGACGCGCTAA
- the gcvT gene encoding glycine cleavage system aminomethyltransferase GcvT, whose amino-acid sequence MTKQTVLYEQHVADGARMVDFHGWLMPLNYGSQLEEHHAVRRDAGMFDVSHMTIVDLHGPNVRAFLRYLLANDVARLTQPGKALYSAMLNASGGVIDDLIVYFLAENYFRLVVNSATRARDLAWIGEHLPPFGVELRVRDDLALIAVQGPNARQRVAELLDAEQRLALADMKPFFARQIDSLFIATTGYTGEDGYEIALPLAEAVPFWRRLEQAGVRPCGLAARDTLRLEAGMNLYGQEMDEQVSPLAANMAWTIAWEPETRDFIGRDALMRQRHQPHAQLVGLLMREKGVLRAGMTVSLCTEQGEVVQGVITSGTFSPTLGCSIALARVPQGIAGEGRVNIRGREVAVTLVKPSFVRQGRSLI is encoded by the coding sequence ATGACAAAACAGACCGTGCTTTATGAGCAACATGTGGCCGATGGCGCACGTATGGTGGACTTTCATGGCTGGTTGATGCCGTTGAACTATGGTTCCCAGTTGGAGGAGCATCATGCCGTGCGGCGTGACGCCGGGATGTTCGATGTGTCGCACATGACTATCGTCGATCTACACGGCCCCAATGTGCGTGCCTTCTTGCGCTACTTGCTGGCCAACGATGTGGCACGACTGACGCAGCCGGGTAAGGCGCTGTATAGCGCGATGCTTAATGCGAGCGGGGGGGTTATCGACGATCTGATCGTCTACTTCCTGGCGGAGAATTATTTCCGTCTGGTGGTCAACTCCGCCACGCGCGCGCGCGATTTGGCCTGGATCGGCGAGCATCTGCCCCCGTTCGGCGTCGAGTTACGGGTCCGTGATGATTTGGCGTTGATCGCGGTGCAGGGGCCGAATGCGCGTCAGCGAGTGGCGGAGTTGTTGGATGCCGAGCAACGTCTGGCATTGGCCGATATGAAGCCCTTCTTCGCCCGCCAGATTGACTCACTGTTTATCGCCACCACCGGCTATACCGGGGAGGATGGCTATGAGATCGCCTTACCGCTCGCCGAGGCGGTGCCCTTCTGGCGGCGTCTGGAGCAGGCCGGCGTGCGTCCCTGTGGTTTGGCGGCACGCGACACGCTGCGTCTGGAGGCGGGCATGAACCTGTATGGCCAAGAGATGGATGAGCAGGTCTCGCCCTTGGCGGCCAATATGGCGTGGACCATCGCCTGGGAGCCTGAGACGCGCGATTTTATCGGCCGTGATGCCTTGATGCGTCAGCGTCATCAGCCGCATGCGCAACTGGTTGGTTTGCTGATGCGGGAGAAGGGGGTGTTGCGTGCCGGGATGACGGTGAGTCTCTGCACGGAGCAAGGCGAAGTGGTGCAAGGGGTGATCACCAGCGGTACCTTCTCACCGACGCTGGGGTGCAGCATCGCATTGGCGCGCGTACCACAGGGCATCGCGGGGGAAGGGCGCGTCAATATTCGTGGGCGCGAGGTGGCGGTCACGTTAGTGAAGCCGAGCTTTGTCCGTCAGGGCCGCAGTCTGATTTAA
- the gcvH gene encoding glycine cleavage system protein GcvH — protein MSNVPTELKYSASHEWVRAEEAGVFCVGISDHAQSLLGDMVFVDLPELGEHVETGADCAVAESVKAASDIYSPLAGEIVAVNEALVDAPELVNSEPYQAGWLFKIRADDPAEYAALLSADEYQRALEA, from the coding sequence ATGAGCAATGTACCGACAGAGTTGAAGTATAGCGCGTCTCATGAGTGGGTGCGTGCCGAGGAGGCGGGGGTCTTTTGCGTTGGCATCAGCGATCATGCCCAATCCCTGCTGGGGGATATGGTGTTTGTGGATCTCCCCGAGCTGGGGGAACACGTCGAAACCGGTGCCGATTGCGCCGTGGCCGAGTCCGTTAAGGCGGCATCCGACATCTATAGTCCACTGGCCGGGGAGATCGTGGCGGTGAACGAGGCGCTGGTGGACGCGCCGGAGCTGGTGAATAGCGAGCCCTATCAGGCGGGGTGGTTGTTTAAGATCCGTGCCGACGATCCTGCCGAATATGCGGCCTTACTCAGCGCCGATGAGTATCAACGCGCGCTGGAGGCGTAG
- the gcvP gene encoding aminomethyl-transferring glycine dehydrogenase: MTQTLSTLENGEAFIARHIGPTPAEQQQMLAETGAPDLATLIARLVPVDIQLPAAPPIGAPCDEQQALGELRAIAEQNQIYKSFIGMGYYGVKTPPAILRNMLENPSWYTAYTPYQPEVSQGRLEALLNFQQMTLDLTGLDLASASLLDEATAAAEAMALARRASRLKQASVFFIAQDVHPQTIDVVCTRAQTCGVEVVIGDPRHAVDHRDLFGVLLQQVGSEGQLHDYRALMAALHERGVICCMAADPLALVLLQAPGRQGADVVFGSAQRFGVPMGYGGPHAAFFACREAFKRAMPGRIIGVARDAAGNPALRMAMQTREQHIRREKANSNLCTSQVLLANIAGMYAVYHGPQGLRRIAERVHRLADILALGLQQKGVTLRNHSWFDTLTVTVADKAAVLARAQGFGINLRADLTGAVGIAFDECSTRDDLEALFTILLGDDHGLDIDTLDTLAQEASEGSIPAALLRSEPILTHPVFNRYHSETALMRYMHRLARRDLALDQAMIPLGSCTMKLNAAAEMIPITWPAFAELHPFCPPEQARGYQILLNQLAGWLTQLTGYDAVCLQPNSGAQGEYAGLLAIRRYHESRGEGQRTRCLIPASAHGTNPASAQMAGMEVVVVACDERGNIDLHDLRRQAEAAGETLAAIMVTYPSTHGVYEETIREVCQIVHQYGGQVYLDGANMNAQVGITTPGYIGADVSHLNLHKTFAIPHGGGGPGMGPIGVKAHLAPFVPGHTVVHIPGMTTRQGAVSAAPFGSASILPISWMYIRMMGAEGLRRASAVAILNANYIAQRLRAAYPVLYSGQDGYVAHECILDLRPLKASSGISEMDIAKRLIDYGFHAPTMSFPVAGTLMVEPTESEDKRELDRFITAMLAIRGEIARVETGEWPLQDNPLVNAPHTQTELAGEWTHPYSRDVAVFPTPQSRDNKYWPAVKRLDDVYGDRNLQCACPPVSDWA, encoded by the coding sequence ATGACGCAGACTCTCTCTACGCTGGAAAACGGTGAGGCGTTTATTGCCCGCCATATCGGGCCGACGCCGGCCGAGCAGCAGCAGATGCTGGCGGAGACCGGGGCGCCGGATCTGGCGACGTTGATCGCACGCCTGGTTCCCGTCGACATTCAACTTCCAGCCGCACCACCCATCGGTGCGCCCTGTGATGAACAGCAGGCGCTGGGTGAACTGCGGGCGATCGCCGAGCAGAATCAGATCTATAAATCCTTTATCGGGATGGGGTACTACGGGGTGAAGACGCCGCCAGCGATCCTCCGCAACATGCTGGAGAATCCCAGTTGGTACACCGCCTATACCCCCTACCAGCCCGAGGTCTCTCAGGGGCGGTTGGAGGCGTTGCTTAACTTTCAGCAGATGACGCTGGATCTTACCGGCCTCGATCTGGCCTCCGCCTCGTTACTGGATGAGGCGACGGCCGCCGCCGAGGCGATGGCGCTGGCGCGGCGCGCCAGCCGGCTGAAGCAGGCTTCGGTGTTCTTCATCGCCCAGGATGTGCATCCACAGACGATCGATGTGGTTTGCACGCGGGCACAGACTTGTGGCGTCGAGGTGGTCATCGGCGATCCGCGTCACGCCGTCGATCATCGCGATCTATTCGGTGTGTTGCTGCAACAGGTCGGTAGCGAGGGGCAGCTGCATGATTACCGCGCGCTGATGGCGGCGTTGCATGAGCGCGGAGTGATCTGTTGCATGGCCGCCGATCCGCTGGCGTTAGTGTTGTTGCAGGCGCCGGGGCGGCAGGGGGCCGACGTGGTGTTCGGTTCGGCCCAACGCTTTGGTGTACCGATGGGCTATGGCGGGCCGCATGCCGCCTTCTTCGCCTGCCGCGAGGCGTTTAAACGCGCCATGCCGGGGCGCATCATCGGGGTGGCGCGTGATGCCGCCGGTAATCCGGCACTGCGTATGGCGATGCAGACGCGCGAGCAACACATTCGGCGTGAGAAGGCCAACTCCAACCTCTGTACCTCCCAGGTACTGCTGGCCAACATCGCCGGGATGTATGCGGTCTACCATGGCCCACAGGGGTTGCGGCGTATTGCCGAGCGGGTACATCGTTTGGCGGATATCTTGGCGTTGGGGCTACAACAAAAGGGCGTGACGCTACGTAATCACAGCTGGTTCGATACCCTGACGGTCACGGTGGCGGATAAAGCGGCGGTGTTGGCGCGGGCGCAGGGATTTGGTATCAACCTGCGCGCCGATCTGACGGGGGCGGTAGGGATCGCCTTCGATGAGTGCAGCACGCGCGACGATCTGGAGGCGCTGTTTACCATCCTGCTTGGCGATGACCATGGCTTGGACATCGATACGCTGGATACCTTGGCGCAGGAGGCGAGTGAAGGCAGTATTCCCGCCGCACTGTTACGTAGCGAGCCGATCCTGACACACCCGGTGTTTAACCGTTACCACAGCGAAACCGCGCTGATGCGTTATATGCATCGTCTGGCGCGGCGCGATCTGGCGTTGGATCAGGCGATGATCCCGCTGGGATCCTGCACCATGAAGCTGAATGCCGCCGCGGAGATGATCCCGATCACCTGGCCGGCCTTCGCGGAGCTGCATCCCTTCTGCCCGCCGGAGCAGGCGCGTGGCTACCAGATCCTGCTAAACCAATTGGCCGGTTGGCTGACGCAATTGACGGGTTATGATGCGGTCTGCCTGCAGCCCAACTCTGGCGCGCAAGGGGAGTATGCCGGGTTGCTGGCTATCCGCCGTTATCATGAGAGCCGTGGCGAGGGGCAGCGCACCCGCTGCCTGATCCCGGCTTCGGCCCATGGCACCAATCCGGCCTCGGCACAGATGGCCGGGATGGAGGTGGTCGTGGTGGCCTGTGACGAGCGCGGCAACATCGATCTGCACGATCTGCGGCGTCAGGCCGAGGCGGCGGGCGAGACGTTGGCGGCGATCATGGTGACTTACCCATCGACGCATGGCGTCTATGAGGAGACCATCCGCGAGGTGTGCCAGATCGTGCATCAGTATGGCGGCCAGGTCTATCTGGATGGTGCCAATATGAATGCTCAGGTCGGTATCACTACGCCAGGTTATATCGGCGCCGATGTTTCGCACCTCAACTTGCATAAGACCTTCGCCATTCCTCACGGCGGCGGTGGTCCGGGGATGGGGCCGATCGGCGTTAAGGCCCATCTGGCGCCTTTCGTTCCCGGCCATACGGTGGTGCATATCCCCGGCATGACGACACGCCAGGGCGCGGTCAGCGCCGCCCCGTTCGGTAGCGCCTCGATTCTGCCCATCAGCTGGATGTATATCCGCATGATGGGGGCGGAGGGACTGCGGCGCGCCAGCGCGGTGGCGATCCTTAACGCCAACTATATCGCTCAGCGTCTGCGCGCCGCCTACCCGGTGTTGTATAGCGGGCAGGATGGTTATGTGGCGCATGAATGTATTCTGGATCTGCGTCCACTGAAGGCGAGCAGCGGCATCAGCGAGATGGATATCGCCAAGCGCCTGATCGACTATGGCTTCCATGCACCAACCATGTCGTTTCCGGTTGCCGGGACCTTGATGGTGGAGCCGACGGAATCAGAGGATAAGCGCGAGTTGGATCGTTTTATCACGGCGATGCTGGCCATTCGAGGCGAGATTGCTCGGGTCGAGACGGGTGAGTGGCCGTTGCAGGATAACCCGCTGGTCAACGCCCCGCATACCCAGACGGAGCTAGCCGGAGAGTGGACGCACCCCTACAGTCGCGACGTGGCGGTGTTCCCGACGCCCCAAAGCCGTGACAATAAGTACTGGCCGGCGGTGAAGCGCTTGGACGATGTCTATGGCGATCGTAATCTGCAATGCGCCTGTCCACCGGTGAGCGACTGGGCATAG
- a CDS encoding alanine/glycine:cation symporter family protein, translated as MDFLAQWVNRINSLLWDELLIFLLCGTGIYYTLRLGFIQIRHFGSGFRALFGGMSLSGAKADKQGMSSFQAVATAIAGQVGTGNLAGPATAIVAGGPGAIFWMWVSSFLGMATIYAEAILAQKYKSFDKQGHVVGGPAYYIEQGLKCKWLAALFSVLIIFALGFIGNMVQSNSIAAAFEGSLGVPGWIVGVVLALLTGGVIMGGLRSIASFTEKVVPTMAIFYLVGALLILGLNAHYILPAFKAIFVAAFNPQAVLGGGAGIAIQQAMRFGIARGLFSNEAGMGSTPHAHAVAKVKHPEQQGFIAMMGVFVVCVIVTLTALVIITSGMAMWQQGGQTQASFLGVFSGQGIAVTQQAYSYVYGHFGSLFISASLFFFAFSTIIGWYYYAETNVRYLFNSQKAVRVYQLLVIVFIFIASFFHVELVWNMADMFNGLMVLPNLAALLLLSPVVIRLTREIATRRHGEVATEGE; from the coding sequence ATGGACTTTTTGGCACAGTGGGTTAATCGCATCAATAGTCTGTTGTGGGATGAGCTTTTGATCTTTTTACTCTGTGGCACGGGGATTTATTACACCCTGCGTCTGGGCTTTATCCAGATCCGTCATTTCGGATCCGGTTTCCGTGCCCTCTTTGGGGGAATGTCGTTGTCCGGTGCGAAGGCGGATAAGCAGGGGATGAGTTCATTCCAGGCCGTCGCCACGGCGATCGCCGGTCAGGTGGGGACGGGTAACTTAGCCGGTCCGGCAACGGCGATCGTCGCCGGTGGCCCGGGCGCCATCTTCTGGATGTGGGTCTCCTCATTTCTTGGTATGGCGACCATCTATGCCGAGGCGATCCTGGCGCAGAAATATAAGTCTTTCGATAAACAGGGGCACGTGGTCGGTGGCCCGGCTTATTACATCGAGCAGGGACTGAAATGCAAATGGTTGGCGGCGCTCTTCTCCGTCCTGATCATCTTCGCCCTGGGTTTCATCGGTAATATGGTGCAATCCAACTCGATCGCCGCCGCCTTCGAGGGCTCTCTCGGGGTTCCCGGTTGGATCGTCGGGGTGGTGTTGGCCTTGTTGACCGGTGGGGTGATCATGGGGGGGTTGCGTAGCATCGCCTCCTTCACCGAGAAGGTCGTGCCGACCATGGCGATCTTTTATCTGGTGGGGGCACTGCTGATCTTGGGTTTGAACGCGCATTACATCCTGCCGGCCTTTAAGGCGATCTTCGTCGCTGCCTTTAACCCGCAGGCGGTACTCGGTGGCGGGGCAGGTATCGCCATTCAGCAGGCGATGCGCTTTGGTATTGCCCGGGGTTTGTTCTCTAACGAGGCCGGGATGGGGTCGACACCGCATGCTCACGCGGTGGCGAAGGTGAAACACCCCGAGCAGCAGGGCTTTATCGCCATGATGGGGGTCTTCGTGGTGTGCGTGATCGTCACCCTGACGGCGTTGGTGATCATTACCTCGGGGATGGCTATGTGGCAGCAGGGCGGCCAGACTCAAGCCTCTTTCCTCGGCGTCTTCTCTGGCCAGGGGATCGCGGTGACTCAGCAGGCTTACTCTTATGTCTATGGCCACTTTGGTAGCCTGTTTATTTCGGCCTCGTTGTTCTTCTTCGCCTTCTCGACCATCATCGGTTGGTACTACTATGCGGAGACGAACGTACGTTATCTGTTTAACTCGCAGAAAGCGGTACGGGTCTATCAGCTGTTGGTGATCGTCTTTATTTTTATCGCGTCGTTCTTCCATGTGGAACTGGTATGGAACATGGCCGATATGTTTAACGGCCTGATGGTGTTGCCGAACCTGGCGGCGTTGTTACTGTTGTCTCCGGTGGTGATCCGTCTGACGCGTGAGATTGCGACGCGTCGTCATGGTGAGGTGGCGACGGAAGGCGAATAA
- the trhA gene encoding PAQR family membrane homeostasis protein TrhA: MTTVSAPLSSYSLAEEVANSISHGIGFILGIVGLVLLLVQASDSGADATAITSYSLYGGSMILLFLASTLYHAIPHPTAKRWLKIFDHCAIYLLIAGTYTPFLLVGLDSPLARGLMAVIWSLALAGIIFKLAFAHRFKVVSLITYLTMGWLSLIVIYQLALRLSGGGLTLLALGGIIYTLGVIFYVCKRIPYNHAIWHGFVLGGSACHFFAIYLYL; encoded by the coding sequence ATGACAACAGTCAGCGCCCCCCTATCGAGTTACTCCTTGGCGGAAGAGGTGGCGAATAGCATTAGCCACGGCATTGGCTTTATCTTGGGGATCGTCGGCTTGGTGCTCCTGCTGGTGCAAGCCAGCGACAGTGGTGCCGACGCCACCGCGATCACCAGTTATAGCCTGTATGGCGGCAGCATGATCTTGCTGTTTCTCGCCTCGACGCTCTACCACGCCATTCCACATCCGACGGCCAAACGTTGGTTGAAGATCTTCGACCACTGCGCCATTTATCTCCTGATCGCCGGGACCTATACCCCTTTCCTACTGGTCGGCTTAGACTCACCGCTCGCTCGTGGTCTGATGGCGGTGATCTGGTCGCTGGCGCTGGCGGGGATCATCTTTAAACTGGCCTTCGCCCATCGCTTCAAGGTGGTATCACTGATCACCTACCTCACCATGGGCTGGCTATCGCTGATTGTCATCTATCAGCTGGCGCTACGTCTCTCCGGCGGTGGACTCACCCTGCTGGCCTTAGGGGGGATCATCTATACTCTGGGGGTCATCTTCTATGTCTGCAAACGCATCCCCTACAACCATGCCATCTGGCATGGCTTTGTCCTGGGAGGCAGCGCCTGCCACTTCTTCGCTATCTATCTCTATCTCTAA
- a CDS encoding nucleoside-specific channel-forming protein Tsx produces the protein MKKTILAAGALLSCLTTTSMNATAADNNGEYLSDWWHQSVNVVGSYHTRFGPFRTNDVYLEYEAFAKKDWLDFYGYVDVPKFFGAGNSVDKGIWDKGSPLFMEIEPRFSIDKLTGLDLGFGPFKEWYFANDYVFDMGHNSANRQNTWYMGLGTDIDTGLPMSLSLNVYGKYQWENYGAANENSWDGYRVKVKYFVPLTELWGGNLSYIGFTNFDFGSRLGDKSGVGSNGNQLRSNNSIASSHILALNYTHWHYSVVARYFHNGGQWKEGAALGEDLHPTGWGYYLVLGYNF, from the coding sequence ATGAAAAAAACAATTTTAGCTGCGGGCGCGCTGTTATCCTGTCTTACCACCACCAGCATGAATGCAACGGCGGCAGACAACAACGGCGAGTATCTTTCTGATTGGTGGCACCAGAGCGTCAACGTGGTAGGCAGTTATCACACTCGTTTTGGGCCGTTCCGTACCAATGACGTCTATCTAGAATATGAAGCCTTCGCCAAGAAGGATTGGCTCGACTTCTATGGCTATGTCGACGTACCGAAGTTCTTCGGGGCCGGTAACAGCGTCGATAAGGGTATCTGGGACAAAGGCTCTCCACTATTCATGGAGATCGAGCCGCGTTTCTCCATCGATAAGCTGACCGGCCTGGACCTGGGTTTTGGACCGTTCAAGGAGTGGTACTTCGCGAACGACTATGTCTTCGACATGGGGCATAACAGCGCTAACCGCCAGAACACCTGGTATATGGGTCTGGGGACCGACATCGATACGGGCCTGCCGATGAGCCTGTCACTGAACGTGTACGGCAAGTATCAGTGGGAAAACTACGGTGCGGCCAACGAGAATAGCTGGGACGGCTATCGGGTGAAGGTGAAATACTTCGTGCCGTTGACCGAGCTGTGGGGCGGTAACCTGAGCTATATCGGCTTTACCAACTTCGACTTCGGCTCTCGTCTGGGCGACAAGTCTGGCGTCGGTTCTAACGGTAACCAGTTGCGCTCCAACAACTCCATCGCCTCCAGCCATATCCTGGCGTTGAACTACACCCATTGGCACTACTCGGTGGTGGCGCGTTACTTCCATAACGGTGGTCAGTGGAAAGAGGGCGCGGCGCTGGGTGAAGATCTGCATCCGACCGGTTGGGGTTACTACCTGGTGTTGGGTTACAACTTCTAA
- a CDS encoding shikimate 5-dehydrogenase has translation MTRHLSKDTQLCMSLAARPGNFGTRFHNYLYDALDLDYLYKAFTTQDIVAAIGGVRALGVRGCAISMPFKEAVIPLMDEMDASAAGIGSVNTIVNSDGWLKAYNTDYIAIAQLLRQYALDPTLTFALHGSGGMAKAVACALKDAGFTRGYIVAKNAVSGQQLAQLYGYSWCQTLPPEASVDLLINATPIGMLGSEFAGVLSFSPERIAHASAIFEVVAQPIETPLVQAARAAGKVVITGAEVFAIQAVEQFVLYTGIRPEHALFLQAAAYARGA, from the coding sequence ATGACCCGACACCTCAGCAAGGATACCCAGTTGTGCATGTCATTGGCGGCACGTCCAGGTAACTTCGGTACCCGCTTTCATAACTACCTGTATGATGCTCTCGATCTCGACTACCTGTATAAGGCCTTTACGACGCAGGATATCGTGGCCGCCATCGGCGGTGTGCGTGCATTGGGGGTACGCGGTTGTGCCATTTCGATGCCCTTTAAGGAGGCGGTGATCCCATTAATGGATGAGATGGATGCTTCGGCGGCGGGGATTGGCTCGGTGAATACCATCGTCAATAGTGACGGTTGGCTCAAGGCCTATAACACCGACTATATCGCTATCGCTCAACTGCTGCGCCAGTATGCGCTCGATCCGACGCTGACGTTTGCCCTGCACGGCAGTGGTGGGATGGCCAAGGCGGTCGCCTGTGCCCTCAAGGATGCCGGTTTTACCCGTGGTTATATCGTGGCGAAGAACGCGGTAAGTGGCCAGCAGTTGGCGCAACTCTACGGTTATAGCTGGTGTCAGACGCTGCCTCCCGAGGCCTCGGTCGATCTGTTGATCAACGCCACACCGATCGGCATGCTGGGCAGCGAGTTTGCTGGCGTGCTCTCCTTTAGCCCGGAACGCATTGCCCACGCCAGCGCGATCTTCGAGGTGGTGGCACAGCCGATCGAGACCCCCTTGGTACAGGCGGCGCGTGCAGCCGGGAAGGTTGTGATCACCGGCGCCGAAGTCTTCGCCATTCAGGCGGTGGAGCAGTTTGTCTTGTATACCGGCATTCGACCAGAGCATGCCCTGTTCTTACAGGCTGCCGCCTATGCTCGAGGCGCGTGA